One genomic window of Prochlorococcus marinus str. NATL2A includes the following:
- a CDS encoding DUF1816 domain-containing protein, producing MGPIRALRSLGNSFGLAWWAKVETIQPEVTYWFGPFLTRRSLKVRLNGFIDDLSAESPKKINHSLIRCRRNEPLTS from the coding sequence ATGGGTCCCATTAGGGCTCTTCGAAGCTTAGGTAATAGTTTTGGCTTGGCCTGGTGGGCCAAGGTTGAGACAATTCAACCTGAGGTGACTTATTGGTTTGGTCCTTTTCTCACTCGCCGTAGCTTGAAAGTCAGATTAAATGGTTTTATAGATGATCTTTCTGCAGAGTCACCCAAGAAAATTAATCATAGTTTAATTAGGTGTCGCCGTAATGAGCCTTTAACGTCATAA